One window from the genome of Carassius carassius chromosome 15, fCarCar2.1, whole genome shotgun sequence encodes:
- the LOC132157663 gene encoding popeye domain-containing protein 3-like, with amino-acid sequence MDHLTENNLTAETLEYPVCSEWKETPEGSMFHLAHILLVLGFMGGSGFYGLLYMFSFLSLGFFCYSMWSWSDPCTTDSFSWTFALFAFCLAQVVHVSYRLRKVTFGKEFQDLYDYKFKKLGVSLTHFGKIMECCEGDVYTLDKDHCFAVEGKTSIDKLSVLISGRIRVTVNGEFLHYIYPFQFLDSPEWDSLRPSEEGVFQVTLRADNRCRYVVWRRKKLYLLFAQHRYIAKIFALLVRNDIAEKLFSLNDKAFDPRGFRYDLRLPNFCHGPEPEIENTSESRPVLEQSETKPAERDS; translated from the exons aTGGATCATTTGACAGAGAATAACTTGACAGCAGAGACTCTGGAATACCCAGTGTGCTCAGAATGGAAGGAAACCCCTGAAGGATCAATGTTTCATCTCGCACATATACTGCTGGTTTTGGGATTTATGGGAGGCAGCGGCTTTTATGGATTACTATATATGTTCAGCTTTTTATCGCTCGGGTTCTTCTGTTATTCGATGTGGTCATGGTCCGATCCCTGCACGACTGACTCGTTTTCGTGGACCTTCGCGCTTTTCGCCTTCTGTCTGGCACAAGTCGTTCATGTGTCGTACCGACTGCGCAAAGTCACTTTTGGTAAGGAGTTCCAGGATCTCTACGATTATAAGTTCAAAAAGCTTGGAGTATCCTTAACGCATTTTGGAAAAATAATGGAGTGTTGTGAGGGCGATGTCTATACTCTAGATAAAGACCACTGCTTCGCCGTGGAGGGTAAAACCTCCATCGACAAACTGTCAGTTCTCATCTCAGGCAG GATACGAGTGACGGTGAACGGGGAGTTTTTGCACTACATCTATCCATTTCAGTTCCTGGACTCTCCAGAGTGGGATTCCCTCAGACCTTCAGAAGAAGGGGTTTTTCAG GTCACGTTACGTGCAGATAACCGGTGCAGGTACGTGGTGTGGAGACGGAAGAAGCTCTATCTGCTGTTCGCGCAGCACCGGTACATCGCCAAGATCTTCGCGCTGCTGGTGCGCAATGACATCGCGGAGAAACTCTTCTCTCTCAACGACAAGGCTTTCGACCCCCGCGGGTTCCGCTACGATCTCCGGTTACCAAACTTCTGTCACGGACCAGAGCCAGAAATAGAAAACACAAGTGAATCCCGGCCAGTGCTGGAACAGAGTGAAACCAAACCGGCAGAAAGAGACTCATGA